The following coding sequences are from one Haploplasma axanthum window:
- a CDS encoding YebC/PmpR family DNA-binding transcriptional regulator, whose amino-acid sequence MGRAFEVRKQAMAKTAAAKTRVYSKYGREVYMAAKNGIDPDANLELKRIIEKAKKEQVPGDIIKRAIEKAKGGSEDNYSEVRYEGFGPGNTLFIVECLTDNVNRTISEVRNCFTKTGSKLGVSGSVVHMFNHQSVFAIKDVTEDEILEVVIENDIEVESIEADEDGVTVYGSVSDYSNIRTALLEAKKDIDFVTDEIMWVPTTEVKLAEQDDIDKFNRLTQMLDELDDVKDVYNNAIIED is encoded by the coding sequence ATGGGAAGAGCGTTTGAAGTAAGAAAACAAGCAATGGCAAAGACTGCTGCTGCAAAAACAAGAGTATATTCTAAGTATGGAAGAGAAGTTTATATGGCTGCTAAAAATGGAATTGATCCAGATGCAAACTTAGAATTAAAAAGAATTATTGAAAAAGCAAAGAAGGAACAAGTTCCAGGAGATATTATTAAAAGAGCGATTGAAAAAGCTAAGGGTGGAAGTGAAGACAACTATTCTGAAGTTCGTTATGAAGGATTTGGACCTGGAAATACATTATTTATTGTTGAGTGTTTAACAGACAATGTTAATAGAACAATTTCAGAAGTTAGAAATTGTTTTACTAAGACTGGTTCAAAACTTGGTGTAAGTGGATCTGTTGTTCATATGTTTAATCATCAATCAGTGTTTGCTATTAAAGATGTTACAGAGGATGAAATACTTGAAGTAGTTATTGAAAATGATATTGAAGTTGAAAGTATTGAAGCTGATGAAGATGGTGTAACAGTTTATGGTAGTGTAAGTGACTATAGTAATATTAGAACGGCATTATTAGAAGCAAAAAAAGACATTGATTTTGTTACAGACGAAATAATGTGGGTACCAACTACTGAAGTTAAATTAGCAGAACAAGATGATATTGATAAATTTAATCGTTTAACACAAATGTTAGATGAATTAGATGATGTTAAAGATGTTTATAACAACGCTATAATTGAAGATTAA
- a CDS encoding bifunctional 5,10-methylenetetrahydrofolate dehydrogenase/5,10-methenyltetrahydrofolate cyclohydrolase encodes MILDGLKIANNRNELLKEKIEKEINEGLKKPKSVIILVGNDPASKIYVNSKIKASAKVLIDTELIELSRETSEQELESLIEKLNNDKSVDGILLQLPLPKHLDEKKFINLIENKKDIDGFTIVNQGKLFQNIDATYAATPQGIINLLDEYKIDVKGLNAVVVGRSQIVGLPIAKMLIDRNATVTICHSKTKDISFYTKNADLIVMAVGVAGMLKAEMVKDNVVVIDVGINRVDGKLYGDVDFENVSKKASFITPVPKGVGPMTINALLENTYKVSRLNNNKK; translated from the coding sequence GTGATACTTGATGGATTAAAAATAGCGAATAATAGAAATGAATTGTTGAAAGAAAAAATTGAAAAAGAAATAAATGAAGGGTTAAAAAAACCAAAGTCAGTAATTATTTTAGTTGGTAATGATCCAGCAAGTAAAATATATGTTAACTCAAAAATAAAAGCTTCTGCAAAAGTTCTTATTGATACTGAATTAATAGAGTTATCTAGAGAGACAAGTGAACAAGAATTAGAATCTCTTATTGAAAAATTAAATAATGATAAAAGTGTAGATGGAATTTTATTGCAACTACCACTACCTAAACATTTGGATGAAAAAAAGTTTATTAATTTAATTGAGAATAAAAAAGATATTGATGGTTTTACAATTGTTAATCAAGGAAAACTATTTCAAAATATAGATGCTACATATGCAGCAACACCACAAGGTATAATTAATCTTTTAGATGAATATAAGATTGATGTTAAAGGTTTAAATGCTGTTGTTGTGGGAAGAAGTCAAATTGTTGGACTTCCAATTGCTAAGATGTTGATAGATAGAAATGCAACTGTCACAATTTGTCATAGTAAAACAAAGGATATTAGTTTTTACACTAAAAATGCTGATTTGATTGTCATGGCTGTTGGTGTTGCTGGAATGTTAAAAGCTGAGATGGTTAAAGATAATGTTGTTGTTATTGATGTTGGAATTAATCGTGTAGATGGAAAATTATATGGGGATGTTGATTTTGAAAATGTTTCTAAAAAAGCAAGTTTTATTACACCGGTTCCAAAGGGAGTTGGTCCAATGACAATTAATGCATTATTAGAAAATACTTACAAAGTTAGTAGATTAAACAACAATAAAAAATAA
- a CDS encoding RnfABCDGE type electron transport complex subunit C: MITKTRIIPDGKKELKKLPILHHKEAEYLYYPITNARCPVGETCVLGGQFVKVGEVIGTRKGSFFEQPIHATASGEIVGIEKHHDQTGKLVDCVILKNDQKYELHESVKDRTDEEIKNLTREELVEIAKEMGLVGLGGSGFPTYIKLNTKEEIDTIVVNGVECEPFLVSDYELMLNSPHELIKGLIYVMQAMKAKKGVIAIKKKYKEIKEVLDFALTEYPGVNIEVAEVGNYYPQGWELETVKSAIGVTIPQGALTAKYGVLIFNVSTLASVYQAVKHRMPVLERFFTLSGDGIKNTSFRARIGTKITDLVQIAGGYLDVEIPKTLVLGGPMMGSNTTTDDVMITHTITSMIVFNNVDYFEEPCIHCAACVYSCPVKIEPVQIMNALKLGDAEGLEMLKVNKCIECGLCSFVCPSKIHLTQYMRDSKKYLREKGI, translated from the coding sequence ATGATAACAAAAACAAGGATTATTCCTGATGGTAAAAAAGAATTAAAAAAATTACCTATTTTACATCATAAGGAAGCCGAGTATTTGTATTATCCAATTACTAATGCAAGATGCCCAGTTGGTGAAACTTGTGTTTTAGGCGGACAATTTGTTAAAGTTGGCGAAGTAATTGGAACAAGAAAAGGATCATTTTTTGAACAACCAATTCATGCTACAGCAAGTGGTGAAATTGTTGGTATTGAGAAACATCACGATCAAACTGGGAAGTTAGTTGATTGTGTAATCTTAAAGAATGATCAAAAATATGAACTTCATGAGTCAGTGAAAGATAGAACTGATGAAGAGATTAAAAATTTAACACGTGAAGAGTTAGTTGAAATTGCTAAAGAAATGGGGTTAGTTGGTTTAGGTGGAAGTGGGTTTCCTACTTATATTAAACTAAACACTAAAGAAGAAATTGATACGATTGTTGTCAATGGTGTTGAGTGTGAACCATTCTTAGTAAGTGATTATGAATTAATGTTAAATAGTCCACATGAATTAATCAAAGGATTGATTTATGTAATGCAAGCAATGAAGGCTAAAAAAGGTGTTATTGCTATTAAAAAGAAATATAAAGAAATTAAAGAAGTATTGGATTTTGCTTTAACAGAATATCCTGGGGTTAATATTGAAGTTGCTGAAGTAGGTAATTATTATCCACAAGGTTGGGAATTAGAAACTGTTAAAAGTGCTATTGGAGTTACAATTCCACAAGGTGCATTAACTGCAAAATACGGAGTGTTAATTTTTAACGTTTCTACATTAGCAAGTGTATACCAAGCTGTTAAACATCGTATGCCTGTATTAGAAAGATTCTTTACATTAAGTGGAGATGGAATTAAGAATACAAGTTTTAGAGCAAGAATTGGAACAAAAATTACTGATTTAGTTCAAATTGCTGGTGGTTACTTAGATGTTGAAATACCAAAAACACTTGTTCTTGGTGGACCAATGATGGGATCAAACACTACTACTGATGATGTTATGATTACACATACAATAACATCAATGATTGTTTTTAATAATGTTGATTACTTTGAAGAACCATGTATCCATTGTGCTGCATGTGTTTACTCATGTCCAGTAAAGATTGAACCAGTTCAAATTATGAATGCGTTGAAACTTGGAGATGCTGAAGGATTAGAAATGTTAAAAGTTAATAAATGTATTGAATGTGGATTATGTTCATTTGTTTGTCCATCAAAGATTCATTTAACACAATACATGCGTGATTCAAAGAAATACTTAAGAGAGAAGGGAATTTAG
- the pflB gene encoding formate C-acetyltransferase: protein MSAWKGFVEGDWTKKVDVRDFIIKNYKEYTGDGSFLASVTEDSKTLNQVFIDLLKLEKEKGGVIDLDTKVASTIISHGPGYLVKEIEKIVGLQTDAPLKRGFFPNGGINVATKAAEAYGYHVDEETIKLYTDVRKTHNQGVFDAYTPEIRRARKSHIVTGLPDGYGRGRIIGDYRRVALYGINFLIKQRQAEQALITFPMTEDKIRLREEITDQIRSLKELIQLGNEYGFDLSRPAENAQEAIQWLYLAYLAAVKEQNGAAMSLGRTSTFVDIYIQRDLELGRINEVEAQELVDHFIMKLRMVRFARTPEYNQLFTGDPTWVTESLGGISLEGKSLVTKTSFRYLQTLYNLGTSAEPNLTVLWSDKLPEGFKDFCAKVSIDTSSIQYENDELMRPKHGDDYAIACCVSPMAVGKEMQFFGARANLAKALLYSLNGGRDEISGDQVFVKTKQDVLKAEVLDFDTVWARFDKTMDELAEVYVNALNIIHYMHDKYAYEKLEMALHDVEVKRTFATGIAGLSVVADSLSAIKYAKVVPLYDEESGLITDYEVIGDYPQYGNNDDRVDELAVKVVNVFMDKIRSNYTYRESIPTMSVLTITSNVVYGKNTGNTPDGRRAGQAFAPGANPMHGRDKSGALKSLMSVAKIPFENARDGISNTFTIIPKALGKKVEVEGTVVLADDVQVTNLVNMLDGYFSSKGYHLNVNVFTRETLKAAYDNPELYPNLTIRVSGYAVNFSNLTDEQKREVMSRTFHEGF from the coding sequence ATGTCTGCATGGAAAGGATTTGTCGAAGGCGATTGGACAAAGAAAGTCGACGTTCGAGATTTTATTATTAAAAACTACAAAGAATATACAGGAGATGGTTCATTTTTAGCTTCAGTTACTGAAGATAGTAAAACATTGAATCAAGTATTTATTGATTTGTTAAAACTTGAAAAAGAAAAAGGTGGAGTTATTGATTTAGATACAAAAGTTGCATCTACAATTATTTCACATGGACCTGGATATTTAGTTAAAGAAATTGAAAAAATTGTTGGTTTACAAACTGATGCCCCATTAAAAAGAGGATTTTTCCCAAATGGTGGTATAAATGTTGCAACAAAAGCTGCTGAAGCATATGGATATCATGTTGATGAAGAAACAATAAAATTATATACTGATGTAAGAAAAACTCATAATCAAGGTGTATTTGATGCTTATACTCCAGAAATTAGACGTGCTCGTAAATCACATATCGTTACAGGATTACCTGATGGATATGGACGTGGACGTATAATTGGTGATTACAGAAGAGTTGCTTTATATGGTATTAACTTCTTAATCAAACAAAGACAAGCAGAACAAGCATTAATCACATTCCCTATGACTGAAGATAAAATCAGATTAAGAGAAGAAATAACTGACCAAATTAGATCATTAAAAGAATTGATTCAATTAGGTAATGAATACGGATTTGATTTATCAAGACCAGCTGAAAATGCTCAAGAAGCTATTCAATGGTTATACTTAGCTTATTTAGCTGCAGTTAAAGAACAAAATGGTGCAGCAATGTCTCTAGGTAGAACTTCAACATTCGTTGATATTTATATTCAAAGAGATTTAGAATTAGGAAGAATTAATGAAGTTGAAGCTCAAGAATTAGTTGATCATTTCATTATGAAATTAAGAATGGTTAGATTTGCTAGAACTCCAGAATATAATCAATTATTTACAGGAGATCCAACATGGGTAACTGAAAGTCTTGGTGGTATTTCATTAGAAGGTAAATCATTAGTTACTAAAACATCATTCAGATACTTACAAACATTATATAATTTAGGTACTTCAGCTGAACCAAATTTAACAGTTCTATGGAGCGATAAATTACCAGAAGGATTTAAAGATTTCTGTGCTAAAGTTTCAATTGATACATCATCAATTCAATATGAAAATGATGAGTTAATGAGACCAAAACATGGTGATGATTATGCTATCGCATGTTGTGTATCACCAATGGCTGTTGGTAAAGAAATGCAATTCTTTGGTGCAAGAGCAAACCTTGCTAAAGCATTATTATATTCACTAAATGGTGGACGTGATGAAATTTCAGGAGACCAAGTATTTGTTAAAACTAAACAAGATGTTTTAAAAGCAGAAGTTCTAGATTTTGATACTGTTTGGGCTAGATTTGATAAGACTATGGATGAACTTGCTGAAGTTTATGTTAACGCATTAAATATTATTCACTATATGCACGATAAATATGCATATGAAAAATTAGAAATGGCTTTACATGATGTTGAAGTTAAGAGAACATTTGCAACAGGTATTGCTGGTTTATCAGTGGTTGCTGACTCATTATCAGCAATTAAATATGCTAAAGTTGTTCCGTTATATGATGAAGAAAGTGGTTTAATTACTGATTATGAAGTAATTGGAGATTATCCACAATATGGTAATAATGATGATCGTGTTGATGAATTAGCAGTTAAAGTTGTTAACGTGTTTATGGACAAGATTAGAAGCAATTATACTTACCGTGAATCAATTCCAACAATGAGTGTATTAACTATTACATCAAATGTTGTATATGGTAAAAATACAGGAAATACTCCTGATGGAAGAAGAGCTGGACAAGCATTTGCTCCAGGTGCTAACCCAATGCATGGTAGAGATAAATCAGGTGCTTTAAAATCATTAATGAGTGTTGCTAAAATTCCATTTGAAAATGCTAGAGATGGTATTTCAAATACATTTACAATAATCCCAAAAGCATTAGGTAAGAAAGTTGAAGTTGAAGGAACAGTTGTATTAGCTGATGACGTTCAAGTAACTAACTTAGTTAATATGTTAGATGGATACTTTAGTTCAAAAGGATATCATTTAAATGTTAACGTGTTTACAAGAGAAACATTAAAAGCAGCTTATGATAATCCAGAATTATATCCAAACTTAACAATCCGTGTTTCAGGATATGCAGTAAACTTCTCTAACTTAACTGATGAACAAAAACGTGAAGTTATGAGTAGAACTTTCCATGAAGGATTTTAA
- the pflA gene encoding pyruvate formate-lyase-activating protein gives MKDFNPRLGNVHSIETLGAFDGPGIRYVLFLQGCQLRCKFCHNRDSWETDDNKLMTVDEILEDYNKYRNFYKKGGLTVSGGEATLQIYFLIELFKDAKKQGIHTCLDTSAGVFNEKMIPVYDELLKYTDLVLLDIKHIDNEIHKWLVGVPNTHILEFAKYLDKKQVPTVIRHVLLPEINSQDEYLIKLREFIDGLTNIVGTDVLPYHTAGIMKWKKMGLEYPLPDTKEPSKELVRHAEKILKENYKFMI, from the coding sequence ATGAAGGATTTTAATCCAAGACTTGGTAACGTTCATTCCATTGAAACATTAGGTGCTTTCGATGGACCTGGCATTCGTTATGTACTCTTTTTACAAGGATGTCAATTAAGATGTAAATTTTGTCACAACCGTGATTCATGGGAAACCGATGATAATAAATTAATGACGGTTGATGAAATTTTAGAAGATTACAATAAATATAGAAACTTTTACAAGAAAGGTGGTCTTACCGTTAGTGGCGGTGAGGCTACCCTTCAAATTTATTTTCTAATTGAACTCTTTAAAGATGCTAAAAAGCAAGGTATTCATACTTGCCTTGATACATCTGCAGGGGTATTTAATGAAAAGATGATTCCGGTTTATGATGAGCTACTTAAATATACTGATTTAGTGTTATTAGATATAAAACATATTGATAATGAAATTCATAAATGGCTTGTTGGTGTTCCAAATACTCATATTTTGGAGTTTGCAAAATATTTAGATAAAAAGCAAGTCCCAACAGTTATTAGACATGTTTTATTGCCTGAAATAAATAGTCAAGATGAGTATTTAATTAAGTTAAGAGAGTTTATAGATGGACTAACAAATATTGTTGGAACTGATGTTCTTCCTTATCATACAGCAGGAATTATGAAGTGGAAAAAAATGGGATTAGAATATCCACTCCCAGACACAAAAGAACCAAGTAAAGAACTTGTTAGACATGCAGAGAAAATTTTAAAAGAGAATTATAAATTTATGATATAA
- the glyA gene encoding serine hydroxymethyltransferase: MEKMNMNDIVFEALKKEENRQKTHIELIASENFVSDDVLNMQGTILTNKYAEGYPGKRYYGGCEFVDIIETEAIERLKKLYNVKHANVQPHSGSQANMAAYGALLEPGDLILGMSLNEGGHLTHGYHLSFSGQFYKSAFYGVDKETEMIDMENVRKIALEVKPKLIVAGASAYSRIIDFKKFREIADEVGAYLMVDMAHIAGLVAAGLHPSPVPYAHVITSTTHKTLRGPRGGIIITNDDEIAKKINRAVFPGVQGGPLMHVIGAKAVAFGEALDDSFKTYQEQVIKNAKTLANEMKKLGYRIVSETTDNHLVLIDVKSKLGITGKEAERVLGLVNITVNKNTIPFDQEKPHNASGIRLGSPAVTTRGLKEKEMVIIANLINNALVNRDDINRIEEIKKTVIEMMEKYPLFERKGGSIK, from the coding sequence ATGGAAAAAATGAATATGAATGATATAGTATTTGAAGCTTTGAAAAAAGAAGAAAATAGACAAAAAACACATATTGAATTAATTGCATCTGAAAACTTTGTTTCAGACGATGTTTTAAATATGCAAGGAACAATACTAACAAATAAATATGCTGAAGGATATCCTGGAAAAAGATATTATGGCGGCTGTGAATTTGTTGATATTATTGAAACTGAAGCGATTGAAAGATTGAAAAAACTTTATAATGTAAAACATGCAAATGTTCAACCACATTCAGGTTCTCAAGCAAATATGGCTGCTTATGGTGCGTTATTAGAACCAGGAGATTTAATCTTGGGGATGTCACTTAATGAAGGTGGACATTTAACACATGGATATCATTTATCATTTTCAGGACAATTTTATAAGTCCGCTTTTTATGGTGTTGATAAAGAAACAGAAATGATTGATATGGAGAATGTTAGAAAGATTGCTCTTGAAGTAAAGCCTAAATTGATTGTTGCAGGAGCAAGTGCATATTCAAGAATTATTGATTTTAAAAAATTTAGAGAAATTGCTGATGAAGTTGGTGCTTATCTTATGGTTGATATGGCACATATTGCAGGTTTAGTTGCTGCTGGACTTCATCCATCACCAGTTCCTTATGCTCATGTTATTACATCAACTACGCATAAAACGCTACGTGGACCACGCGGTGGAATCATAATTACAAATGATGATGAAATAGCTAAGAAGATTAATCGTGCAGTATTCCCAGGAGTACAAGGCGGTCCTTTAATGCATGTTATTGGTGCTAAGGCGGTTGCTTTTGGAGAAGCATTAGATGATAGTTTTAAAACATATCAAGAACAAGTTATTAAAAATGCTAAAACATTAGCTAATGAAATGAAAAAATTAGGATACAGAATTGTTAGTGAAACAACAGATAATCACTTAGTCTTAATTGATGTTAAATCTAAATTAGGAATTACAGGTAAAGAAGCAGAACGAGTTTTAGGTTTAGTTAATATTACGGTTAACAAAAATACTATTCCTTTTGACCAAGAAAAACCGCATAATGCAAGTGGAATTCGTCTTGGAAGTCCAGCAGTAACAACACGAGGTTTGAAAGAAAAAGAAATGGTTATTATTGCAAATTTAATTAATAACGCATTAGTTAATCGTGATGATATAAATAGAATTGAAGAAATTAAAAAAACAGTAATCGAAATGATGGAAAAATATCCATTGTTTGAAAGAAAAGGAGGAAGTATTAAATGA
- a CDS encoding inorganic diphosphatase, which produces MNVWHDIRKDRIKKDNFITVIEISKGSKKKYELDKETGMIILDRILFTSTHYPANYGFIPRTYAGDNDPLDVLVLCQEDIEPMSLVACYPIGVMKMIDSDEVDEKIIAVPQSDPSMNQYQDISEIPQHLLTEMGHFFETYKALEGKETYILDIEGRKEAEKIIEQSIKNYEEKFGK; this is translated from the coding sequence ATGAATGTATGGCACGACATACGAAAGGATCGTATAAAGAAAGATAATTTCATTACTGTAATTGAAATTAGCAAAGGAAGTAAGAAAAAATACGAACTTGATAAAGAAACAGGAATGATTATTTTAGATCGTATTTTATTTACGTCAACACACTATCCTGCTAACTATGGTTTTATACCAAGAACATATGCTGGGGATAATGACCCACTGGATGTTTTAGTTTTATGTCAAGAAGATATTGAACCAATGAGTTTGGTTGCATGCTATCCGATTGGAGTTATGAAGATGATTGACTCTGATGAAGTTGATGAAAAAATCATCGCTGTTCCACAAAGTGATCCATCAATGAATCAGTATCAAGATATAAGTGAAATTCCGCAACATTTACTAACTGAAATGGGACATTTCTTCGAAACTTATAAGGCGTTAGAAGGTAAAGAGACATATATTCTAGATATAGAAGGAAGAAAAGAAGCAGAAAAGATTATTGAGCAATCAATTAAGAATTACGAAGAAAAATTTGGTAAATAA